The following DNA comes from Solanum stenotomum isolate F172 chromosome 11, ASM1918654v1, whole genome shotgun sequence.
TAATGTAGCTAACTCTGTAATTTGTGTAGAATGTCCTTATAACCTTAAAGTATAATGTAAGGTagacataccatttatgatagttcaaatatatttatactttttccaagtaaaataaatacttttatggTCAAAGGATCCAAAAGACCCAAAGGGTCATATTATATCCTTTGTTATTTGATTTGATGAAAAAACGTgtaattcttctctattttttttgggCCGGGTGAGTAGGTATGCAAGAGTTCCGTTTGGAGttttcaagaattcaaaaaaTTGCGAAATTTCAACGATATTAATATCTAAGTAAAGCTCAACAGTTCCTGGAGTTATCGTTCACCCTTAATGGGTTCCTTTAGAATTCAATTGTGTGAAATGGGGTTTCTGAaagaagttcaaatttcaagaagacaactcaatagttttttttcaaagaaaattgagaaaactGTGTGTGGGTTGAGAAATGGACCAAGAAAACCTATGTGGAGGTCAAGGGTTTTGTCCTCAGAGGCAATACAAGCTGTACAGTCTGTGAAATTAGCAAAATCAGCTGACAAATTAGAGGAGATGTTGAAAAACAAACTTGGTAGGTTATTGAAGGCTGATGTATTAGACACTTTGAATGAATTGCAAAGGCAAAATGAAGTTCACTTGGCTCTAAAGGTATTTTTCAACTTCTCTTTTCTGCTCTTctcactcaattttttttagagtttgatTGAACAAGTAGCATAAATTGCAAAAAGTAATGTAACTTGCCTAAAGGCGTCTCATTTGAAGTTTATGGCTGTTTAAGTACAGTGAAGTGCAGTAGATAGAATTACTTCTCAATTTGTTGTGTCTAGCATTCGAACTTTaacacaacccaacttcaaatgtgATCATGATCGAGACAAACCttttgggtgtgtttggtatgtcctcgaaaatgttttcttggaaaataagtggtctcttacttattttctaatgtttggtaatgttaaaaaaatattattccgTGTTATTTAGCAAAACGTTAGGGAGGCGGATAGGGATGGGGAGTGGGGGTTCGGGTGGGGGGAGGATCATGGGGTGGGTGGGAAGGAGACGATAAACTTGGAATGTCACTTATGCAACTTACTTTCCTACTTTCATTAGGGAAGTCATATTCCTAATTTTTAAGGAGTTTGTTTTCGtagagaaaatgttttccaagcATTTTGATCAACCAAACAAAGGAAAATTgcaaaacattttccggaacatgttttcctccataccaaacacactgaccctatatatttgaattttgaagatACAGACTAGACTGATTAAAATTCCGTACTTCGATATGGACAAAGGGACCAATATATAGCTCTTTCTTTCCGGTGGTGTTTACTCTTCCCGCCTATCATGAAATCTTAGTCCACCGGGAAACAACTTTAGCAATAACCCCAATTTAAGTTTAATAGTACATCCTAACAAGGGATGACCATGCTTGTTCAATTTATCTCTTTCGACTTGGATCAGCACGAGGCGGATCTTGGAGAGTTTTAATATAAGTTGGAGGGATTCACAGATCTTCCAGAATGACTTCCTTTCCCCTTAATACTTCTCTTCATTTTTATCTTAAATGTGCATTTTATCCGAAACCTCAGGTGTTCAACTTTGTCAGGAACGAGGAGTGGTACACGCCAGATTTATCTCTGTTCAACAGTATGATAATGATGCTGGGAAAAAACAAGTTCATTGAAATGGCTGAACAACTATTTGTGCACATGATAAAAGAAGGTCTGCAACCAGATTGCAGAACCTATACTGAGCTGATTGGGGCGTACTTTAGAGTAGATCTCATAGAGAAGGCAATGGAAATGTATGAACTGATGAAGATATCTGGATTCTGCCCAGATAAGTTGACTATGAGTATTTTGATAAGGAACCTTGAAAAGGCTGAAGAGAAAGAGCTTGTGGTTAGAGTAAAGAATGAATGCGCCAACTATATTGACTATCCAGAGAAATttctaaaagaaattgaaagtaCCAATGTAAGTTGATTCCTGACTTTTTAATATGttctttttactttgcactATAAGTCTTGATCTGGGACAAGTCTCTCAAGTTCTTTTTTAATTCCtcttgataaaaatattttgtaacttCTTATGTCATGCTGAAATCCATGTTCATTTATAAACACACTATCACCACATGAAAAAGGGAAGGGGGGGGGGGNNNNggggggggggggggtagcATTATGTGGCAAATGTTATCCCATACATGATTCTTCTGGTAGATGAAACTTAGGATAAGGTCCaaacaaaaattgaagttgaCAGGTAACCCTTGAGAGTTCTCATTTTGATTGGGTTGGATGTTATTCACTAAGATATGTGACTAGAGCCTGTTTATAGGGCTTAAAAACTGCTTTCAAGATTTTTTCAGCATTTTAGAGTGTTTGACAAATTTCAGAGTAACTTTTAGGTTAAGTGCTTTTAAGCCAAAAGCAATAAGTTGGGGTTGCCCCAATTATtgcttttgacttattttagttTAACATCTGTTTTCCCTTGATTAGTCTGTTACATCATCTCTAGGATCATAAGATCGAATGCATTGTTTACCCTCTCAATGGAAATTGCACAATTGCGATAGACCCTGTCCACTCTAATGGACTCCCCCATTGGGGTCAAGACAGCAAATGGAACATCAAGTATAAGAAGATCTCTACCCAAGTACGAAGCAAAATATagtgatacatatgaataagtaaatCCCCAGGCCCCATGTGTGGGATTACATGGGGTATGATGTTGTATACAAATAAGTAGATCCCGTACCTATAAGTGCGAAAGTATCATGAGAACATATGGAAAATATACCTGTAACCACTGCATTGGATGCATCTGCATCTTGTTTGACCTATCTAAACACTGGGGAGGTCCCCTCTTCCTGAGCTCCCCATCTGCTAATACATGAGTAGCGTAATAGTCCTGGCTAACTGAACTGGGTCCGAACAGTTGCTTAAGAACCATGTGGTCTTGTTGAAGTCTTAGCTGTATCACCCACCGAGCAATATCTAGCATAAAGTCTCAACCCACTGCTAGTAAAATACTCTTTGCCTCCCATCTTCTTACATTGGCCATAATGTACCTTGCTACAGGACCTGCAAGTGTAGGTTGATGAACCACCACTTCTCTAATGCTGTTATTGCCCCTGATGAGCTGGAGTGCTAAAAGAGGAAGTGCAGCTAACTGGACTGATCTAGAAGCCTTGACTATGACCACCCCTGTCCTCATTTAGAGTACTCTTAGTAGGTACAAGATGACGAGCCCTCTTCCTATTTCTCTCAGCATCCTCATGAGTCTACATTGCATCTACTCGGGTGGCAACATCCCCAGCATCCAAATTTGTACTATTGTGGCTTTCAATCACTAACATAACTCGGATACAGTAACGTAACTCATCAACAAGTAGGGATCAAGTGTATAGTGAGacaaattagttaaaataacatCATACTCAACCATAGTCATAGCTCCTTGCTCTATTTGCTCAAACTAGCACTACCTCTTATCACGCTAACTCTAGGGAATGAACTTCTCCATGAACAAggccaaaaactcactccaAGTGAGCTGTGGAGATCCAGCTGGCCTGCCCCTCTGATAGGAGACCCACCAAGACTCGGCTATACCAAATAGTGGAAAAGTAGTACAGGCTATTCCATGTGTGTCTCTAATACCCATGGTAAAAGGTATCTTCTTACACTTCTTTATGAACTTCTGAGCCGTAGTAGTGGCTGAAGTGTTATCAAACTCTGGGAGGAAGAATTTCAGAAAGACTCCATCTTCCTCACCATATCATCTCCAACAATAGTAGAAGGCCCCGCTCTACCCATCAGTATCATAGGTTGGGAAGCCATAATAGGAACAAGGATTGCAGTCTCAGTTGCTAGGTTAGGGTGTTAGGCTACTGTTCTAAGGAATAACGGTAGGACTCTGAGCACCAATAGTAGCATGTAACAGCTGGTGTCACTGGCAGCTCAATTGGTCTAGGAGAATAAGATTCCAAAACGTTCAATATTCTCACACTATGTTGCTGGGTCACTCCAAAAATATTGCTGCACCTGTGTAAGATCCTTTAGAAATGCATTATTTTTGGAGGATTCGACACGCGCCCACCGACATTTGtaaagagtctgagcaacatggGTCTCACTCTCACATACTACATTAACTGGAAGAGTAATGGTAGGACTAAGAACTGTGATCTGTACGGGAATATCCTGTGCCTTAAGTATCAAAAGCTGCATTGGTCTAGCTCACCCAACAGTTGGGGGCCTACCTCCAGTAACCTTAGCAGTTGTGGTTCTAGGTTGAGTAGTCTGAGTAGTCGAGCTTACTTGCCCTAGGCATAGCCTGCACTGGTGGTTCCTCATTTGATCCTACAGGGACTATCTCGTATTCACCATATGTCATAAAGACATTCAAGGATTAGAGCTTACTTCAAAATCTATCGCATGAGACAAAAGGAAGGAAGAAGGTGTTTATAGATATTGTCAACAACATATCTATAAATAAGAGTCTACTAGTACTAcatgaggtagtggtaaggtctgcgtacactctaccctccctccccagaccccactttgtgggatttcactgggtatgttgttgttgttgttgttgtagtacaCTGCTCCTCGACTCACAAGAATCTAAAGCCTAAACACTAATACCAAGTTTCCCATCTCAACAAAAACACCAATACCAAGTTTCTCAAGATCCAAATCTGGTGGCTACGAATGGCACCTTAAGAACCACTACGTCCTTTGCCACCACAACTCATTTTCAAAGTTGAGCAGAATATTTGAAATgcaaagtaataaagtctaataATTCTGATGAAAAGCTGAGTAGATCCAAAAGTACAAGTTTAAGTCATTGATAGCTTAAAATCAACAGTCAAGGAGCGCTGCTTAGACTCAGATTACATAGCCTTGGTTACAACGGAAAgtaaacaaaatgaaataactaGCTTGAAGTGCCAACATGGCTGTTGTGGATTCTCACCTTAAGTGAACTCTGATAAGGTCTTGAGCACTATCTGTTGGAATAGTAGTAGGAACAAGAATAGTATATAGAATTCTACTTGGAAAAGGATTGGAATGTAGTGTCCTCGTTGAAAAATGAGTctaatgtagtgtctataaatagggtctcaatataataatgtagagacaattcaataatatttttctccaatATTTCTTATATGGTATCAAAGCCTCTACGATCCTTGTAGAGAATAAAAAAGAGCACCCATAGTCGGCGGGTGGTTATAACTCATATAGCTGCCCGTATGGCCAATaattatgttagcaaaagttgggGCAATACtatatgcatgaaaaataaTCATGCTGAGAAGGACTGATTTTTGAGAAGCATCTCGG
Coding sequences within:
- the LOC125845594 gene encoding protein THYLAKOID ASSEMBLY 8-like, chloroplastic, whose protein sequence is MGSFRIQLCEMGFLKEVQISRRQLNSFFSKKIEKTVCGLRNGPRKPMWRSRVLSSEAIQAVQSVKLAKSADKLEEMLKNKLGRLLKADVLDTLNELQRQNEVHLALKVFNFVRNEEWYTPDLSLFNSMIMMLGKNKFIEMAEQLFVHMIKEGLQPDCRTYTELIGAYFRVDLIEKAMEMYELMKISGFCPDKLTMSILIRNLEKAEEKELVVRVKNECANYIDYPEKFLKEIESTNFKRRLIDLV